The Papaver somniferum cultivar HN1 chromosome 6, ASM357369v1, whole genome shotgun sequence genome segment AGCTATTTCAGTTTAAAGGGTGACCCTACGAAGAACAAAAGCAGGTCTGATTTTGTCAAGGACAGGAGAAAGATAAAGAGAGAATATGACGAGTTTAAGGTGAGAATAAATGGGTTGCCAGATTCAATAAGACGGAGGTCTGACGCGTTTAATGCGAGAGAGGAAATGAAGATGTTGAAACACATTAGGGAGACAGGGGGTGACCCTTTGGAGCCTCTGAAGGTTCTTAAAGCCACGTGGATGGCTGATGGTACTCACTGGCCTGGAACTTGGGCTGTTTCTTCTAGGGATCATAGTAAAGGTGACCATGCCGGGATTCTCCAAGTGATGCTTAAGCCACCTAGTAGTGACCCGCTTATGGGATCTGCAGATGATGAAGACCAGACGATTGATTTCTCTGAAGTTGATATACGCCTTCCAATGTTTGTGTACATGTCGCGTGAGAAACGACCTGGTTATGACCATAACAAGAAAGCAGGTGCGATGAATGCTTTGGTGAGGTCCTCATCTGTCCTGTCAAACGGCCCATTTATGCTCAATCTTGATTGTGATCACTACATCTACAACTGCAAAGCCATACGTGAAGGTATGTGTTTTATGATGGACAAAGGAGGTGAAAATATCTGTTACATTCAGTTCCCTCAGAGGTTCGAGGGAATTGATCCATCTGACCGCTATGCCAACCACAACACTGTTTTCTTTGATGGAAACATGCGTGCACTTGATGGTTTACAGGTATTTGGTCATGATATTTTTTTTGTACTTAACTTTCATCTTCAGCTTGGTATTTGTAACTTATGCGCTATAATGTGCGTCAATTCACAGGGGCCAGTTTATGTGGGAACTGGGACAATGTTTAGGCGTTTCGCATTGTATGGGTTTGATCCTCCACAGGTAGAAAAGATTAGGCAAACAGTTCCGGACTCAGAGACTCATGCACTCAAACCAAATGATTTTGATGCCACTCTTAGTGCTAACCTACTACCTAAACGATTCGGAAATTCTGCGATGGTTTGTGAATCTATAGTCATAGCCGAGTTTCAAGGCCGGCCCCTCGCTGATCATCAGGACGTCCAGTATGGCCGCCCTCCTGGCATCCTTAGGGCACCTCGTGAACCCTTGGATGCTACTACTGTTGCTGAAGCAGTATCTGTGATCTCCTGTTGGTATGGATATTTCTCCCTAGTCTCACCTGTCTGCTACTATAACATATTGAGGTGTATCAACTATCAAGTTGATCATGTGGCCAATAACTGGGTGCTTGCAGGTATGAGGACAAGACTGAGTGGGGTGGTCGAGTAGGTTGGATCTATGGGTCTGTTACCGAGGATGTGGTGACAGGCTATCGCATGCACAATAGAGGATGGCGCTCAATCTACTGCATTACCAAAAGAGATGCATTCCGTGGTTCTGCCCCCATCAACCTCACTGACCGTCTGCATCAGGTCCTTCGGTGGGCGACTGGGTCTGTGGAGATCTTCTTCTCTCGCAACAATGCCATGCTAGGTAGCAGCCGTCTCATGCTACTCCAGCGTCTCGCCTACATGAACGTCGGAATCTACCCATTCACTTCTATCTTCCTCATCGTATACTGCTTTCTGCCTGCGCTTTCTCTCTTCTCTGGACAATTCATAGTTGCAAACTTAAATGTAACTTTCCTGGTTTACTTGCTCACTATAACCATATGTCTCATTTCTCTGGCCCTCCTAGAGGTGAAATGGTCTGGGGTTGCCTTAGAGGATTGGTGGAGGAATGAACAGTTCTGGCTCATCTCCGGAACCAGCGCTCACTTGGCTGCTGTGGTACAAGGCCTACTGAAGGTCATTGCTGGGATTGAGATATCTTTCACATTGACGTCTAAATCAGCTGGAGAGGACGTCGATGATATCTATGCTGATCTATACCTAGTGAAGTGGACGTCACTGATGATACCACCGATTGTGATAGCAATGATGAACATAACTGGGATTGTGGTTGCATTTTGCAGAACCATCTATAGCACAACCCCTTCATGGAGTAAGTTTGTAGGTGGAGGTTTCTTTAGCTTCTGGGTGTTGGCTCATCAGTATCCTTTTGCCAAGGGATTGATGGGCAGGAGAAGGAAGACGCCAACTATTGTGTTTGTGTGGTCGGGTCTGATTGCTATCACGTTATCTTTGTTATGGATCGCCATTGATCCACCAAAGGCAAGCAAAGCACAAATTGTAGCAGGTGGTTTTCAGTTTCCATGAGAGTGCTGTTGAGGAAAAACATCATGACTGATATATGTCTGAAAGCTGGGATCAAAGAAAGATGGATGGATAGATGGTGGAGAACCTTTTGAAAGGGATCGAGGACTGATGTATTGGGTGCAAGAAATGAATTCTCATTAGAGGGAATTGCATCTCCAGTTGCATGGAAGAATTAAAATGCGGACATTGCTGAGAGATGCATAACATAAGCCTGTGAATAAATTTATGGCATTTAAATGTAAACTGAAGTTGAGGTTCGAGAACTTTTTTTTAATAGAGAATACTGCTTATTAGTAAAGATTCAGCTAGGAAATGCAGTTTAAAGCTTTATACTCCCAGTTGGAAGAAGGAAGAACCTCCTTTCCTAAACTAACCCAAACTCTACTTGCAAGCTTTTAGCTCAAGAAAATTTTCGTTGAACCGCAATTATCATTCTTAGCAACAAACACTATATACAAATTAAGAATAGCAGAAATTCGATACCTTGAGTTCTCAAACAACCAGCACATGCTGAAGGGAACCATTTTAATTGAACGTGTAAAAATATATCATCAAAACAACCACCTGATTACCATCATACGATATATTCTACTTTGTAAACCCAATAACAAACTCCATCCATAATTGAATCAAATTCACCAACCACctattatcatcatcaacaactacAAATTAATCCCAACCAACCACTGATCATCATCCTACTACATTAACTCCTATCCTTGCTAAAACATGTTTGGTGGGGATAAACAAAACACATTAATCAATCTTCCTTCATCATAGGCCGACTAGACTCTTAAAGTTTGGTATTTAGTCACTTGTACAGTAAGTACGGGGAAAAAAGTGCACTATAGACCGAACCGAAGCTTGTAATTAGTTGCTGCCTTTGAATATTTACTGCTCCCAAAAATTTCTGGAGATAGGTTGTTGGATAGAAGACCGGTAATGTCCTAAGAATCTAACTGTTCAAACGGCACACGAACAAACAACTGGCCGTGCAAAGTGACAATGGCGGATGTCTGATGCGGATCAATTCTCGAGGGTAAAGTAATCACCTGCAACAAACAGAAACCCGACATTCGTTAGTACAAAATACCGTGCGAAATCCCTTTTGGGAATGTGCTTTGATTTAAAGCTCTAAATGCCATGGATCACAGAGTTCCACATCCTTAAATCGAGGGCAGGATTTCTGTACGGAATATCCACGGGATTTCTCCCAATCAGTTTAGTACAGCAGTTAGTAGCATTAATGACCCGACTCAAACCTAATGAGGTAGCTCTTATCTCCGTCGCCCACAAATCATACAGGAGAAATTATCAGTTAAGTATGCATATACCTTTTTGAACGCTGTCACACCCCAGGGATTATCAGGTTCCTCTGGCTGACCAGATATGACTACACGCCCAGATGGATCAGACTGAACACGAACCTGTGTTCAGACAGAGAGCATAAAGACCATAAATAACACGTACTATCTATAACAAGTAAGAGTTCACAAATATTGATTGTTTGAGTAGGACGGTTATTGCCATCTCTTAGAAGTTTATGTGTGTGCAGATGCATGGGGCTAAGATAAACTGATGAATTCCGAAAGATACTCGCCCCAAAATATGGAAATCCAAGGGCACTTTCGCATCCAGTGAAAGCTATATTTGCTCACTATAGATGGTATATAGTCCCCAATAAAGGATATATTTACTCATTAGAGATAGTAAAAACTGCAACCGggcacaataataatatgaagaTAATTTTTGCTTTAGAAAATTATCCTTTCATCAGGCACAAACCCTCAATTAGCACGATGATCAACAATTTTCCATTACTAAATTGTTTGTGTACAGCTAAGTGTGGATTTAGTGCCCAGATAAAATTCAAAACCACATTCAATATTGAGACAGCAATTCAAGTAATATAACGAAAACAGATAAAGGAAGTCAATTTACCTCCTCCCGCAGAAGCCCAGGAACTAAAGCGTACACCTCAAAGCAGTCTCTCTGCCAAAAACCACATTTCACTTCCGTTAACACGtcgataagaagaaaaagaaagctgataTCCACCATAGTTCCATACAGTTAAGCAAGGGGGGATACTTACAGTTCTTCGAACATTCACCTTTACCCAATCAGCAGGGTGTCCAATATCAATAACTGATGGCGTTGTGTCCATTCTGTGGAAACAGAAACTTTGATGTTTTTAGTTAGTTCTAGGATAAGCAAACAAGTGTTGACATGAACAGAAAGAGTGGTTTCTATGCTTCTTCAATCTTCACTACCCTTGGGCGAATGGTTGGTATTCCTGCTGTATTCAAAAGTCCTAAAAAATCCCTATGCATGAACATACTATACTTTGGACTTGTATAAAGTCCAAATATTCAATGTATCAATCACTTGGTGGTGGAGGTCTGACTGGCACCAACCATGGCCAATGAGGAAACAAGAAACACTTTAGATTGTCTAGTTGTCTTAACAACAAATAATGAAAAGAAACCAAGTTTGTAATGATGCTAAAATAATGGCTAGGGATCTTATCCCCAAGCAGCCAAGTCCGAGATAATGAACAATGTTTTTGGTTCTCACCTCTGAGGTGAGCTTCCCTGTTGGTTATTTGCTTTAAAAACTGTACGTGCAGACTTGACATAGTGATCCATGTCAGCAGGTTTTTTACGTTTAAGTAGACCTGAGTCAGCAGGAAAAAAATGTCTCAAACTCCAAAACAGTGATGTCAAGAGATTCAAAATCGTATCTGAGGCGACATACCAGCTCTGAGTTGACTTTCACGCTTTGGTGTAGACATGGCGTTCTTATCCTACACAAACAAACAAATTAGTATTGACGTAGATGCCTCAATAGCTATATCATCACCAAGCAATGCAGTACCCCTGACCTTATTGACGGTTTACTAACCTCATCATTTCCAAGACGCTGAGAATGCCACCCCTGCATGGCACGAGAAGCAGCATCCCTTCGTGCCCTACCTGATCCTAGTACTTGACTACCAATTCGCTGCAGTTATATGGTATAGAAAATATGAGacctcaaaaaataaaaaacaaagaataCACGCAATATTACATGATTTTACAACAAAATATTATGAAGGCTATCCAAATGTTACCATATTGCCAGCACTCTTTGGGTCTGCCGGGGAAGAACCAGGAAAATGTAATTCACCAGATTGAATATTATGCTTTTCGTACTCAAGAAGTGCCTGCACCATGAAATAATTAAGGGAACAGAGCAGGTGCAAATAAAATTTAAAAGTGATCAGTTTATTAAACAAAACAACCGTAGTCATAAAAAAGAGGAAGTGCAGAATGAGATAGCCAACAGCGTTCTAAAATGACGTCAAAAAAACTGCAACTGGCATATAATATGTTAAGAGACTCCCCCATGTACTCTTAACTGATAGATTTAAGAATCTACGTGCAATACAATTTGAATCAGTATTTAATTATAAGAAAAGATAGTTTGTTACAGAAGCCTCTCGAGTACATATATTAACTCACTCAACTCAGTCACTAACTATACATAAACCACACATGCACATGGCACGCCTACACTCACAACCTTCACTCTATCCCACACACACTTACATATGCTATTATTAACATTATTTGCCTCCCAATATCATTCTTCTACTGCGGATATAAAGGAAAAAAGCCAAAAGGGGTTGGATCATGTCCTTGTAATATCCACAGGGTTAAAAGGGAAATAAACAGAACCAATACTTATTAATTCCTTATTTCTTGATTTATTGACAGACAATCAACGAGTTTCTTCTAAGTGAATTCACCGTAACAGTGGTTCGTAAACATCTGTAGGGGATAATGCACCCAATGGTTAACAATAACCCAAATTAGTGGTGGCATAGACAAAAGGAACCCGTTTATATATTTATCACTGCAAACTGCCTATATGCTAAAAGTATgaataagaaaaaaattagaTGTACCTTCTCATAGAAAATTCTAAATGTCCAAGACACAGTAGTACAAGTCCTGCAGAAGCAAATTTGTTTCAATAAACTTTGATTGCCATTATGGCGTGATAAAAGCACAAAAAAGAATGGAGTTTACTTTAAAATCTGACACCCATGAATTTTCTTACTTTGGAGGGTTGAAGCTTTCTCCAACTTGACGCCACAACTTGGACGTGGTAACCTGCATAAGAAACCCACAAGTTTGTTGAATACAAGTTGGATATAAATCTCAATATATACAATTTATGGAATGCATAATTTGTATCTCATGTGAGTTAGGTACACATACAAGGTAAGAACTTCAACCTTAATATGCGCGatgtattgattgcataatccaTATCTTAAGTAGTTCACACAAGATAGGTACAACCACAAGATGCATTTGCACTCATACTTATCGGAAATGAAAAAGTTTAATCGAGTTTGTTTTAATACCCATAGTAGGCAACAAGGGTTTAGATGTTCCTCATCTAAGTAATGCCTCGGCTTATAATCAAGAGACCAAAGAAATATTTaaacttttttccttttcttttctagaATTCTTATAGATACTTCTCAGAAAACATCCTATAAACATAATATCATTGAAATAGTAGCTAATGAAGTTCAAAATAAAGCTTAAAAACACAGAATCAGTCATCAGATTAACCATgttcataaaaagaaaaataaacacaaCATTAGGATCCTATATACCTGGTCATAGCCTCCCAATTTAACCACAGCTCTGTATAACCTGAAACACCCAAAACAACAGATTAGAAAAAATCACCTCATTCAAAAACTTCAGATTAATAAAATTTGAGAGCTTGGTAAAGTTACTTGAGGAGATTCAGCGGTTCTCCATAGAACTTAGGGGGCTTGAAATCAAAATGATATTCCTTGCAAAACCTCTCCAATTCCTTCACAAAAGCAGCTTGTTCAAACTCGTTTCCGGATTCACTGCCCCCTTCCTCATTCAGAAATTGTGGCTGCTCTTGGACTGCAACTAGGTCTATATGATGATGCTGTTTATGTAgagatgatgttgatgaagattCTTTCAACTTTACTAATTCCTCTTTATCAGACTCACTCTCAGACCCTTCACTTTCTTCCTCTTCCAGCTCCTCAATTTCATAATCATCGTCGTCTGCCTTCAAATAAGAAACAACAGGTTTGGTTTCACGCTTTTCTTTCACAGCAGGAGTAACTTCCTCCAACTTATCAACATCATCTTCACCGTTAGCAGCACAAACATTGTCATCATCTTTAGTGACCTCAGTCTTAACTTTAGTAGCCTTTGCTTCCGAATTAGCATTAGATTTGTCTTGTTCACCAGCACCACCAACACAACCGTTAGGGTTTTGATTAGCAGCTGATAAAGTTCCATCTTTTTGGTTTCCTTGGACATGGATTGGattaatctcttcttcttcctgctcCTGCTCCTGCTCCCTATTGGGTAGGTCATTTATCTTAGcatcatcttttttttcttgagTAATCCTAACATTAATcaagtcttcatcttctttttcagcAGCCACCGTCACataatcatcaccaccaccatcctgcatctcttcttctttttctccaccGCCATTAGCAACCATCTCTTCTATATCTCCAGACAAGGtagcattatcatcatcatcccccTCATGTTTCCTCCTCATTTCTCTCACTCACTCTCAAAACCCTAGAAAgaaactcaaaccctaattttttttcaaaacctaaaagAAAAATGTTTGAGCTTGAGAAATATACTGTAGATTTTAGAGGGGAAAAAAGAGAGTTATTAATTGGTTCTGTACGTCTACTGAAAAAGCAACAGGGACGGGGTTTTGTTTGTTTGGATGGAAACAACTACAGAACAGAGAAGGGGAAATGGGGTTCAGATCGTGTTGTCAAAAA includes the following:
- the LOC113289692 gene encoding cellulose synthase-like protein D4 — encoded protein: MDSISQNPSKKGVRGGGSIGDGSQSGSSRAVKFARRTSSGRYVNLDREDLEMSGEISGDYTNYTVHIPSTPDNQPMDASSVAGKAEEQYVSNSLFTGGFNNVTRAHLMDKVIDSEVKHPQMAGAKGSACMMPACDGKVVKDERGADVMPCECRFKICRDCFMDAQKAKGLCPGCKESYKREDYMDGSTKQSGGLNNVNSKMDRRMSLMHPDKSMSRGSKGGEFDQNPWLSETKGSYNYDRAFSSYDDDDEEDLDGHGEEHELLDRPWRPLSHVIPVPPAIIIPYRILIAVRLVVLCFFLTWRVQHPNEDALWLWLMSIVCEIWFAFSWILDQIPKIHPVNHATDLAALREKFDMPSPMNPTGRSDLPGVDVFVSTADPEKEPPLTTANTILSILAADYPVEKLACYISDDGGALLTFEAMAEACSFANLWVPFCKKHDIEPRNPDSYFSLKGDPTKNKSRSDFVKDRRKIKREYDEFKVRINGLPDSIRRRSDAFNAREEMKMLKHIRETGGDPLEPLKVLKATWMADGTHWPGTWAVSSRDHSKGDHAGILQVMLKPPSSDPLMGSADDEDQTIDFSEVDIRLPMFVYMSREKRPGYDHNKKAGAMNALVRSSSVLSNGPFMLNLDCDHYIYNCKAIREGMCFMMDKGGENICYIQFPQRFEGIDPSDRYANHNTVFFDGNMRALDGLQGPVYVGTGTMFRRFALYGFDPPQVEKIRQTVPDSETHALKPNDFDATLSANLLPKRFGNSAMVCESIVIAEFQGRPLADHQDVQYGRPPGILRAPREPLDATTVAEAVSVISCWYEDKTEWGGRVGWIYGSVTEDVVTGYRMHNRGWRSIYCITKRDAFRGSAPINLTDRLHQVLRWATGSVEIFFSRNNAMLGSSRLMLLQRLAYMNVGIYPFTSIFLIVYCFLPALSLFSGQFIVANLNVTFLVYLLTITICLISLALLEVKWSGVALEDWWRNEQFWLISGTSAHLAAVVQGLLKVIAGIEISFTLTSKSAGEDVDDIYADLYLVKWTSLMIPPIVIAMMNITGIVVAFCRTIYSTTPSWSKFVGGGFFSFWVLAHQYPFAKGLMGRRRKTPTIVFVWSGLIAITLSLLWIAIDPPKASKAQIVAGGFQFP
- the LOC113289693 gene encoding AT-rich interactive domain-containing protein 6-like → MRRKHEGDDDDNATLSGDIEEMVANGGGEKEEEMQDGGGDDYVTVAAEKEDEDLINVRITQEKKDDAKINDLPNREQEQEQEEEEINPIHVQGNQKDGTLSAANQNPNGCVGGAGEQDKSNANSEAKATKVKTEVTKDDDNVCAANGEDDVDKLEEVTPAVKEKRETKPVVSYLKADDDDYEIEELEEEESEGSESESDKEELVKLKESSSTSSLHKQHHHIDLVAVQEQPQFLNEEGGSESGNEFEQAAFVKELERFCKEYHFDFKPPKFYGEPLNLLKLYRAVVKLGGYDQVTTSKLWRQVGESFNPPKTCTTVSWTFRIFYEKALLEYEKHNIQSGELHFPGSSPADPKSAGNMRIGSQVLGSGRARRDAASRAMQGWHSQRLGNDEDKNAMSTPKRESQLRAGLLKRKKPADMDHYVKSARTVFKANNQQGSSPQRMDTTPSVIDIGHPADWVKVNVRRTRDCFEVYALVPGLLREEVRVQSDPSGRVVISGQPEEPDNPWGVTAFKKVITLPSRIDPHQTSAIVTLHGQLFVRVPFEQLDS